The Metabacillus litoralis genome contains a region encoding:
- the uxaC gene encoding glucuronate isomerase gives MKDFMGEDFLLSTNTAVELYHKYAKEMPIIDYHCHLSPKEIYENKRFKNITEAWLYGDHYKWRAMRSNGVDEEYITGNASDYDKFLAWAKTVPMTIGNPLYNWTHLELQRFFGINEILNEKSAPDIWEKVNALLTQDDFTAQALIKKSKVEVVCTTDDPTDNLEYHRKLQENSDFGVNVLPSFRPDKGLEINRDGFLEWVGKLSEASGQSVTNYSSYLEALKERIEFFHSLGGRVSDHALDSMMYEAVSEEEVAEIFAKGLKGEKVSLEEEKKFKSYTLTFLGEQYARLGWVMQYHMHALRNNNTRMFKQLGPDTGFDSMNDGEVAKPLCQLLDSLDQKDALPKTVLYSLNPKDNYVIGSVIGSFQGGGTPGKIQFGTAWWFNDQKDGMLDQMKALANLGLFSRFIGMLTDSRSFLSYTRHEYFRRLVCDLIGQWVENGEYPYDEEALSTIVQGICYNNAKEYFQF, from the coding sequence ATGAAAGACTTTATGGGAGAAGATTTTTTACTATCAACTAATACTGCGGTGGAGTTATATCATAAATATGCTAAGGAAATGCCGATTATTGATTACCATTGTCATCTTAGTCCTAAAGAAATTTATGAGAATAAGAGATTTAAAAATATAACAGAAGCTTGGTTATATGGTGATCATTATAAGTGGAGAGCGATGAGAAGTAATGGAGTTGACGAAGAATATATTACTGGAAATGCTAGTGATTATGATAAATTTTTAGCATGGGCAAAAACAGTTCCTATGACGATAGGAAATCCGTTATATAACTGGACACACTTAGAGCTTCAACGATTCTTTGGAATTAATGAAATTCTAAATGAAAAAAGTGCCCCGGATATTTGGGAGAAGGTAAACGCATTATTAACTCAAGATGACTTCACAGCTCAAGCATTAATAAAAAAGTCAAAGGTTGAGGTTGTTTGTACAACAGATGATCCGACTGATAACTTAGAGTATCACCGGAAGTTACAAGAAAACAGTGATTTTGGTGTAAATGTATTGCCTAGTTTTAGACCTGACAAAGGACTGGAAATCAATCGTGATGGTTTTTTAGAGTGGGTAGGAAAACTGTCTGAGGCTTCTGGACAATCGGTTACAAACTATAGTAGTTATCTTGAAGCGTTAAAGGAAAGAATTGAATTTTTCCACTCCCTTGGGGGGCGTGTGTCAGATCATGCTCTCGATTCGATGATGTACGAAGCAGTATCAGAGGAAGAAGTTGCTGAAATTTTTGCAAAAGGACTTAAGGGAGAAAAGGTTTCACTTGAAGAAGAAAAGAAATTCAAATCGTACACATTAACCTTCTTAGGTGAACAATACGCACGCTTAGGCTGGGTTATGCAATACCACATGCATGCCCTGAGAAACAACAATACCAGAATGTTTAAACAGCTTGGTCCTGATACTGGATTTGACAGTATGAATGATGGAGAAGTGGCAAAGCCTTTGTGTCAGTTGCTCGATTCTTTAGATCAAAAGGATGCTCTTCCAAAAACGGTTCTTTATTCTTTAAACCCAAAAGATAATTATGTAATCGGATCTGTTATTGGGAGTTTTCAAGGTGGAGGGACGCCTGGTAAAATCCAGTTTGGTACGGCATGGTGGTTTAATGATCAAAAAGACGGGATGCTTGATCAAATGAAGGCTTTAGCAAACCTTGGGTTATTCAGCCGCTTTATTGGAATGCTAACCGATTCAAGAAGCTTCTTATCATATACAAGACATGAATATTTTAGAAGACTAGTTTGTGACCTTATTGGACAATGGGTTGAAAACGGAGAATATCCTTATGATGAAGAAGCTTTAAGTACAATTGTTCAGGGGATATGCTATAACAACGCAAAAGAATATTTTCAATTTTAA
- a CDS encoding metal-sensitive transcriptional regulator produces MEYDAQIKNRVKRIEGQLRGILRMMEEQKDCKDIITQLSASRTAIDRTIGVIVSSNLIECVRLAEEKGESSDDLVKEAVNLLVKSR; encoded by the coding sequence ATGGAGTATGATGCACAGATAAAAAACCGTGTAAAGCGAATTGAAGGTCAGCTCAGAGGAATCTTACGTATGATGGAGGAGCAGAAGGATTGTAAAGATATTATTACACAGCTTTCAGCAAGTAGAACAGCAATTGACCGAACAATTGGTGTAATCGTTAGCTCTAACTTAATTGAATGTGTTCGATTGGCGGAGGAAAAGGGCGAAAGCAGTGATGATTTAGTGAAGGAAGCAGTTAATTTGCTTGTGAAAAGTAGATAA
- a CDS encoding DMT family transporter encodes MKSNSVYYLALILVSVIWGVNFGISRFGMEVFTPEIFAFFRFGLAVPILFAVLKWTEGSMKVDKRDLLKLALIGFFGVTVLEILVMYSIKYTTLANASLLNVAPWPIFAALFAPFFTKEVMTPRLAIGGLVALIGVVLIILGGSNGFDFSSEYMLGNILALSISLIGALFNLACMPLMKKYSPLRVSSWYMLFGTILMFPITLGGWHAVQMTDFTISVWGAIAYNVVLCTVAAFVLWNLSMNKVGAAKANFYRYFVPASATVTGALFFNEQIFVAQIAGGLVIVLGLAFIAMEKKPKIAVELGS; translated from the coding sequence GTGAAGTCTAATTCTGTTTATTATCTTGCTCTTATTTTAGTATCTGTTATTTGGGGTGTGAATTTTGGGATTTCCCGTTTTGGGATGGAAGTATTTACTCCGGAGATTTTTGCGTTTTTTAGGTTTGGTCTGGCAGTTCCTATATTATTTGCCGTTTTAAAGTGGACGGAAGGTAGCATGAAAGTGGATAAACGTGACCTTCTAAAGCTTGCTTTAATCGGATTTTTTGGTGTTACCGTTCTAGAAATTTTAGTTATGTATTCGATTAAGTATACAACTCTTGCAAACGCTTCACTGTTAAATGTCGCACCTTGGCCGATTTTTGCTGCCCTTTTTGCTCCTTTTTTTACAAAGGAGGTTATGACTCCAAGGCTTGCTATTGGAGGTCTTGTTGCATTAATTGGGGTAGTTTTAATCATATTGGGTGGATCGAATGGATTTGATTTTAGCTCGGAGTATATGTTGGGGAATATTTTGGCGTTGTCTATAAGTTTAATTGGAGCTCTATTTAATTTAGCTTGTATGCCACTTATGAAAAAATACTCTCCATTAAGGGTATCATCTTGGTATATGCTGTTCGGAACAATATTGATGTTTCCTATAACACTTGGTGGTTGGCATGCAGTTCAAATGACAGACTTTACAATAAGTGTTTGGGGAGCTATTGCTTACAATGTTGTTCTTTGTACCGTGGCAGCATTTGTGTTGTGGAACTTGTCAATGAACAAAGTTGGAGCGGCAAAAGCAAATTTTTACAGATATTTTGTTCCAGCCTCTGCAACAGTTACTGGAGCGTTATTTTTTAACGAGCAAATCTTTGTTGCCCAAATTGCTGGTGGTCTTGTTATTGTGTTAGGGTTAGCTTTTATAGCAATGGAGAAAAAGCCGAAAATTGCGGTTGAATTAGGAAGCTAA
- a CDS encoding spore germination protein — MNHRQLYQNQDAPETLETPVLRDVKKNIDILKQQFDKCSDVKFRPLMVGKNDAFIVFVDGLIDAKSIEFHALKQLLADLPEENLTADYLEKNIVSVNQVMESTKLSDLVKQVLHGSSILLVDKVEKALVLDAKGGTSRSVSEPDTESVIRGPREGFTENLGVNTALIRQKIRSKELKLISKEVGTQTNTTIAIMYMENLAPPELIEEVLARIERIEIDAVLESGYIEELIEDSPASFFPQIQNTERPDTVAANLLEGRVSILVNGTPFALILPVSFWQFIQSSEDYYQRFHISIFLRILRVTLLFLALLLPAFYIAITTFHQDMIPTNLLFSIAASREAIPFPVLVEAFIMEMAFEALREAGIRLPKVIGQAVSILGALVIGQAAVEAGIVSAPMVIIVSLTGIASFTIPRFNMAISIRLLRFPMMILAGVFGLFGVVIGSIILLTHLNKLRSFGIPYFHPLGPLKWSELKDVFIRVPWWEMDKRPEQFTGQNVVREEKNLKPSPKNN, encoded by the coding sequence ATGAACCATAGACAACTCTACCAAAACCAAGACGCACCTGAAACCTTAGAAACACCAGTGCTAAGAGATGTAAAAAAGAATATTGATATTTTGAAACAACAATTTGATAAATGTTCTGATGTGAAGTTTCGACCTTTAATGGTTGGAAAAAATGATGCTTTTATTGTTTTTGTTGATGGCTTAATTGATGCCAAAAGTATTGAATTTCATGCGTTAAAGCAATTATTAGCAGATTTACCTGAAGAAAATTTAACAGCTGACTATTTAGAAAAGAATATTGTTTCTGTTAACCAGGTAATGGAATCGACTAAACTTTCTGATTTAGTAAAGCAGGTTTTACATGGGAGTTCAATTCTTCTTGTAGATAAGGTTGAAAAAGCGTTAGTTCTTGATGCAAAGGGCGGTACAAGTAGAAGTGTGTCGGAACCTGATACAGAATCTGTTATTCGCGGGCCGCGTGAAGGTTTTACTGAAAATCTTGGTGTGAATACTGCATTGATTAGACAAAAAATTAGGTCAAAAGAACTGAAGCTAATTTCAAAAGAGGTCGGAACTCAAACAAATACAACTATTGCTATTATGTATATGGAAAACCTTGCACCACCAGAATTGATTGAAGAAGTGTTAGCAAGAATTGAACGAATTGAAATAGATGCTGTCTTAGAAAGTGGTTATATCGAAGAATTAATTGAGGATAGTCCAGCAAGCTTTTTTCCACAAATTCAAAATACTGAACGACCTGATACTGTTGCAGCCAACTTACTAGAAGGAAGAGTTTCCATTTTAGTAAATGGAACGCCATTTGCACTCATCCTGCCGGTAAGCTTTTGGCAATTTATTCAGTCGAGTGAAGATTACTATCAACGATTTCATATTTCTATTTTTTTAAGAATATTAAGGGTTACCCTTTTATTTCTTGCTTTATTGCTTCCAGCTTTTTATATAGCTATTACAACTTTTCATCAGGATATGATTCCAACTAATTTGTTGTTTAGTATTGCAGCAAGCAGGGAAGCGATACCGTTTCCAGTTCTTGTAGAGGCTTTCATTATGGAGATGGCATTTGAGGCATTACGTGAGGCAGGTATTCGTTTGCCGAAAGTAATCGGACAGGCTGTTAGTATACTTGGGGCTCTTGTTATAGGTCAAGCAGCAGTTGAAGCGGGTATCGTTTCGGCACCAATGGTTATTATCGTGTCATTAACTGGCATTGCTTCTTTTACAATCCCGAGGTTTAATATGGCGATTTCCATTAGGCTTTTACGGTTTCCAATGATGATTTTAGCAGGAGTGTTTGGATTATTTGGCGTGGTAATAGGTTCTATTATTTTGCTAACTCATTTAAATAAGCTACGTTCATTTGGAATTCCTTATTTTCATCCGCTTGGTCCACTTAAATGGAGTGAGCTAAAAGATGTATTTATACGTGTTCCTTGGTGGGAAATGGACAAGCGCCCAGAACAATTCACAGGTCAAAATGTAGTAAGAGAGGAAAAGAATTTAAAGCCTTCACCGAAGAACAATTAA
- a CDS encoding Ger(x)C family spore germination protein, producing MLKHKAFFLLCICSILLSGCWDRVEVNDLAYVIATGFDKLEENKFKVSVQVPLPGAMGGEGSSGGGGGTSGGPFYVDSGIGRNVREGNDDLQQRMSRRLYFAHRRVLVLGEELARGGFNKTLDVVLEQPESRLSAYVLITHGDAINILNATPHFEKLPAEGLREMAKMGVGLTVKDLLVDIERPGKDSYLPVVETVTTQNAESDDKKEEIKVNGFGILRDDELKFFTTAQETLGLLWLINEAVGNNYTFKVGEKDELNVNIQESKINPSYNKNEQKPSFSLKIDVKAKMEQNEPNLNLNEADTYEFVKTEMEKQIKEEVLAILDHSHKEGSDIYGFGWYLFRHEHRQWEDWKDEWASLLEDLDVNVEVDAEIKRTINPGIKIGE from the coding sequence ATGTTAAAACATAAAGCTTTTTTTCTTTTATGTATATGTTCCATTCTGTTATCAGGATGTTGGGACAGAGTAGAGGTAAATGATTTAGCATATGTGATAGCAACTGGTTTTGACAAATTAGAGGAAAATAAATTTAAGGTATCTGTTCAAGTACCATTACCAGGGGCTATGGGAGGGGAAGGATCTTCTGGTGGTGGAGGGGGAACGAGTGGCGGTCCTTTTTATGTGGATTCAGGTATTGGAAGAAATGTACGTGAAGGTAATGATGATCTACAACAAAGAATGTCAAGGAGGCTTTATTTTGCTCATCGAAGAGTACTTGTCTTAGGCGAAGAATTAGCCCGTGGAGGATTTAATAAAACACTTGATGTTGTGTTAGAGCAGCCAGAATCACGACTTTCGGCATATGTCTTAATAACACACGGAGACGCCATTAACATTTTAAATGCTACACCTCATTTTGAAAAACTACCTGCAGAAGGGCTTAGGGAAATGGCAAAAATGGGTGTAGGGCTTACAGTGAAAGATCTGTTAGTGGATATTGAGAGACCAGGTAAGGATTCTTATTTACCTGTTGTTGAAACTGTTACAACGCAAAATGCTGAATCAGATGATAAAAAGGAAGAAATAAAGGTAAATGGATTTGGGATTTTGAGGGATGATGAGCTTAAGTTTTTTACAACAGCTCAAGAAACCTTAGGTTTACTTTGGCTCATTAACGAAGCAGTTGGAAATAATTATACATTTAAGGTTGGGGAGAAAGACGAATTAAATGTAAACATTCAAGAATCTAAAATAAATCCATCATATAACAAAAATGAGCAAAAGCCATCCTTTTCTTTAAAAATAGACGTTAAGGCGAAGATGGAGCAAAATGAGCCTAATCTAAACCTAAATGAAGCTGATACTTATGAGTTTGTCAAAACAGAGATGGAAAAGCAAATAAAAGAAGAAGTCTTGGCTATTTTAGATCATTCACATAAAGAAGGCAGCGACATATATGGCTTCGGCTGGTATTTATTTCGCCATGAACATAGGCAATGGGAAGACTGGAAAGATGAATGGGCATCCTTACTTGAGGATCTTGATGTAAACGTTGAGGTAGACGCTGAGATTAAGCGGACAATTAATCCAGGAATAAAAATAGGGGAGTAG
- a CDS encoding GerAB/ArcD/ProY family transporter, whose protein sequence is MKHNISVFQFALIIANTIITASLITLPQIMTQLSEQNTWLVPLITYPLVLFILLLCFKGEIHSIHEDPKSRLNKLFTIILGIFLLTTYLRDLRAFIDYISFYLLPNTPIEVISIVLSITLLYISASGLEVIARITVIQFVVLAVLILALPMLTVNEIDITNVVPIINKDGMFNMMKASFIFFPWMGEAFIAFYLVRFIGKKKDLNKGILLGVSLGFLLFFVLIITDIAVLGEQIVSDATYPNIIMIQEINITDFLDRIDLIIVIIWMPTLLSKLALTLYCIHKALFQLKGKNSTELLPPLSLFLGILAIILFESNIQHLEYSFYTWTTIGIILEMVILIFFVVLKVKKHLKEKKADNQSNTH, encoded by the coding sequence ATGAAGCATAATATTTCTGTCTTTCAGTTTGCGTTAATTATTGCAAACACGATCATTACAGCTTCTTTAATCACTCTGCCACAAATTATGACGCAGCTTTCAGAACAAAATACATGGCTAGTTCCACTTATAACGTACCCATTAGTATTATTCATTTTATTGCTTTGTTTTAAAGGAGAAATACATTCAATACATGAAGATCCAAAGTCGAGGTTGAATAAACTATTTACAATTATCCTAGGAATATTTCTACTAACTACTTATTTAAGGGACTTAAGGGCATTTATTGACTATATTTCATTTTATTTACTACCGAATACACCAATTGAAGTTATCTCAATCGTATTGTCAATAACCTTACTGTATATTAGTGCATCTGGTCTAGAAGTGATTGCTAGAATAACAGTGATTCAGTTCGTTGTTTTAGCCGTGCTTATTCTTGCGTTGCCCATGTTAACTGTAAATGAGATCGATATAACAAATGTAGTGCCGATCATTAATAAAGATGGAATGTTTAATATGATGAAAGCTTCCTTTATTTTTTTTCCATGGATGGGTGAGGCATTTATTGCTTTTTATTTAGTAAGATTTATAGGAAAGAAAAAAGACTTAAATAAAGGAATTTTATTAGGCGTTAGCTTAGGTTTCTTACTTTTCTTTGTCCTAATCATTACAGACATTGCAGTACTAGGTGAACAAATAGTATCCGATGCTACATACCCTAACATAATCATGATTCAGGAAATAAATATTACCGATTTTCTTGATCGCATAGACTTAATCATTGTCATCATCTGGATGCCAACATTGCTAAGTAAATTAGCTCTAACATTATATTGTATTCACAAAGCGCTATTTCAATTAAAGGGTAAAAACTCTACAGAGTTACTTCCTCCCTTAAGTTTGTTTTTGGGGATATTGGCGATTATTTTGTTTGAGTCAAATATCCAACACTTAGAGTATTCCTTTTATACTTGGACAACCATAGGGATTATATTAGAAATGGTCATACTTATCTTTTTTGTAGTATTAAAGGTGAAGAAACATTTAAAAGAAAAAAAAGCGGATAATCAATCAAACACACATTAA
- a CDS encoding IS3 family transposase (programmed frameshift) yields the protein MSKKTFTEKEIMQLSTNKYVKSVSSKGITYTDEFKHIFISEKEKGKFAREIFEEYGFDINVLGKQRIRSARRRWKDAFDESGIDGLRDTRADNSGRPREKELSLEEKNARLEAQINLLKAENELLKKNTIRGKGDEEIILPPFQKYLLIRSVIEKYQLKNMVSYLCELAGVSRSGYYNYFTEKSQERRIQNDKKDEVVKEIILKAFNFKNRKKGARQIKMTLAGQFNVVYNLKRIRRIMKKYSIICPIRKANPYRRMMKATQEHRVVPNLLNRHFKQGIPWKVLLTDITYLHFGKGMRAYLSAIKDGSTGEILAYHVSDRMTLNLATDTLKKLKTNRNFKKAKDALIHSDQGVHYTHPDFQKAVKKLGLHQSMSRRGNCWDNAPQESFFGHLKDEASIKECTTLDELRREIKQYMNYYNYYRYQWNLKKMTPVQYRDHLLNAA from the exons ATGAGTAAAAAGACTTTTACAGAAAAAGAGATTATGCAGTTATCTACTAATAAATATGTTAAATCTGTTAGCTCTAAAGGAATCACTTATACTGATGAATTTAAACATATCTTCATTTCGGAGAAAGAAAAAGGAAAGTTTGCTAGAGAGATATTTGAAGAATATGGTTTTGATATAAATGTGTTAGGAAAACAACGGATCAGGTCAGCGAGAAGAAGATGGAAAGATGCTTTTGATGAGAGTGGGATAGACGGTTTACGTGATACCAGAGCTGATAACTCCGGGCGTCCTAGAGAAAAAGAACTTTCTTTAGAGGAGAAAAATGCTCGCTTAGAAGCACAAATCAACTTGCTAAAGGCTGAAAACGAACTTTTAAAAAAGA ATACGATTCGCGGAAAGGGGGATGAAGAAATAATCCTTCCTCCCTTTCAAAAGTATCTTTTAATTCGTTCAGTAATTGAAAAATATCAATTGAAAAATATGGTGAGCTATCTTTGTGAGCTAGCTGGCGTCTCAAGAAGTGGTTATTATAATTATTTCACTGAGAAATCACAGGAACGAAGAATACAAAATGATAAAAAAGATGAAGTAGTAAAGGAAATTATCTTAAAAGCTTTCAATTTTAAAAATCGCAAGAAAGGGGCACGTCAAATCAAAATGACATTGGCGGGTCAATTTAATGTTGTCTACAATTTGAAACGTATCCGACGAATCATGAAAAAATACAGTATAATTTGCCCCATTCGAAAAGCAAATCCTTATAGAAGAATGATGAAAGCCACACAGGAGCATCGGGTTGTACCAAACCTTTTAAATAGACATTTTAAACAAGGAATACCTTGGAAAGTACTCTTAACTGATATCACTTATCTTCATTTTGGAAAAGGAATGAGGGCTTATTTATCAGCAATTAAGGATGGTTCAACTGGTGAAATCCTAGCCTACCATGTATCAGATCGAATGACCTTAAATTTAGCTACAGATACTCTCAAAAAGTTAAAGACAAATAGAAATTTCAAGAAAGCAAAAGATGCACTAATCCATTCAGATCAAGGAGTCCATTATACACATCCTGACTTTCAGAAGGCAGTAAAGAAATTAGGATTACACCAATCTATGTCAAGACGAGGAAATTGTTGGGATAACGCCCCTCAAGAATCTTTCTTTGGTCATCTTAAAGATGAAGCATCAATTAAAGAGTGTACAACTCTAGATGAATTAAGAAGAGAAATTAAGCAATATATGAATTACTACAATTACTATAGATATCAATGGAATTTAAAAAAGATGACCCCTGTTCAATACAGAGATCATCTTCTTAACGCAGCCTAG
- a CDS encoding nucleobase:cation symporter-2 family protein — protein MESGGVGGLKLFSLGLQHVLAMYAGAILVPLIVGRALNLSSEQLAYLVAIDLLTCGIATLLQAWKNKYFGIGLPVVLGSSFVAVTPMIAIGSQYGVSAIYGSIIAGGLFILLFASFFGKLIKLFPPVVTGSVVTIIGLSLVPTGIRNMAGGNGSPDFGSSTNLLLSFGVLSLILFLNRFLKGFAQALSVLIGIVAGTLVASMMGKVDFTDVAEASWLHLPELFYFGAPSFEVGPILTMMIVCLVIVIESTGVFLALSKICDQELKEKDFVRGYRAEGLAITLGGIFNAFPYNTFAQNVGLVQLSKVKTKNVVVAAGMILIGLGLVPKIAAIATIIPSPVLGGATVVMFGMVISSGIKMLGAVDFSDQHNMLVIACSLSLGLGATVVPDLFAGLPQALRIIVSDGIITGSITAILLNLFFTIRKKSNTVPLDENKSIA, from the coding sequence GTGGAGAGCGGCGGTGTAGGTGGTTTGAAACTTTTTTCGCTAGGTCTACAGCATGTACTGGCTATGTATGCTGGAGCTATTTTAGTTCCGTTAATTGTAGGAAGGGCGTTGAATTTATCGTCTGAACAATTAGCGTATTTGGTTGCGATAGACTTGCTTACATGTGGGATAGCAACATTACTACAAGCTTGGAAAAATAAATATTTTGGAATTGGTTTACCAGTTGTGCTGGGTAGCTCCTTCGTTGCTGTTACACCGATGATAGCGATTGGCTCTCAATATGGTGTTTCTGCTATTTATGGCTCGATTATAGCGGGTGGTTTGTTTATTTTACTGTTTGCCTCGTTTTTTGGGAAGTTAATTAAATTATTTCCTCCGGTTGTAACAGGGAGTGTTGTTACAATAATTGGTCTTTCATTAGTACCGACAGGAATTCGAAATATGGCAGGAGGCAATGGGAGTCCTGATTTTGGTAGCTCGACTAATTTGTTATTATCCTTCGGAGTTTTATCATTGATTTTATTTTTAAATCGCTTTCTGAAAGGCTTTGCTCAAGCGTTATCTGTACTGATAGGGATCGTTGCTGGAACTCTTGTTGCTTCAATGATGGGGAAAGTTGATTTTACAGATGTTGCGGAAGCATCGTGGTTGCACCTTCCTGAGTTGTTCTATTTTGGAGCTCCATCATTTGAGGTTGGACCGATTTTAACAATGATGATCGTATGTTTAGTGATTGTTATCGAATCAACTGGTGTGTTTCTGGCTCTAAGTAAAATTTGTGACCAGGAATTAAAGGAAAAGGATTTTGTTAGAGGGTATCGTGCTGAAGGATTGGCGATTACGTTAGGTGGAATCTTTAATGCCTTTCCCTACAATACATTTGCTCAAAATGTAGGTCTTGTTCAATTATCGAAGGTAAAAACGAAAAATGTAGTGGTGGCTGCCGGGATGATCTTAATAGGGTTAGGACTTGTTCCGAAAATTGCTGCCATTGCAACCATAATTCCTTCTCCTGTATTAGGAGGCGCTACGGTTGTCATGTTTGGGATGGTGATTTCATCAGGTATCAAAATGCTAGGTGCTGTTGATTTTAGTGATCAGCATAATATGCTTGTTATCGCATGCTCCCTTTCATTAGGATTAGGGGCAACTGTAGTACCGGATTTATTTGCGGGGTTACCTCAAGCGTTACGCATTATTGTAAGTGACGGGATTATTACAGGAAGCATAACAGCTATATTATTAAATTTATTTTTTACGATTCGTAAGAAAAGCAACACTGTACCATTAGATGAAAACAAATCGATTGCATAA
- the uraD gene encoding 2-oxo-4-hydroxy-4-carboxy-5-ureidoimidazoline decarboxylase has product MVSIKQLNEVSHSDFIHLLKDIFEHSPWVPERTWNDRPFSSVEDLYGKMVGRVIEATDEEKLRLIKAHPNLGTRLVMSHSSVQEQANAGLSELTGEEYTHFSLLNRQYMEKFGFPFVMAVKGRTKDEIYSSMEKRISHGVKGEFETALTEIEKIALFRLCELISN; this is encoded by the coding sequence GTGGTTTCGATAAAACAACTTAATGAGGTTAGTCATTCTGATTTTATTCATCTTTTAAAAGATATTTTTGAACATTCTCCTTGGGTACCTGAACGAACATGGAATGACAGACCTTTTTCTTCAGTAGAAGACTTATATGGAAAGATGGTTGGTAGAGTAATTGAAGCAACTGATGAAGAAAAGCTGCGGTTGATTAAGGCACATCCGAATTTGGGGACACGGCTTGTGATGAGTCATTCTTCAGTGCAAGAACAGGCTAACGCGGGGTTAAGTGAGCTTACAGGAGAAGAATATACACATTTTTCTCTGTTAAATAGGCAGTACATGGAAAAGTTTGGATTTCCTTTTGTTATGGCGGTAAAAGGACGAACGAAAGACGAAATATATTCTTCTATGGAAAAAAGAATATCGCACGGTGTGAAGGGTGAGTTTGAAACAGCTTTAACAGAAATAGAAAAAATAGCTCTATTTCGTTTATGTGAATTAATTTCAAATTGA
- the pucL gene encoding factor-independent urate hydroxylase, protein MGKERFVSYGKGDVFAYRTFLKPLIGVKQIPESHFTERNNIVFGVNVKVEVGGEKLLPSFTEGDNSLVVATDSMKNFVQRHLGSYEGSTIEGFIQYVGEEFLKKYEHIDIIKLIGEEVPFETSTRLSVNGLVESDLVFKHSRNEKAVAQIEMVRTQSGVEVVEQNSGILDLQLIKVRGNSFVGFIRDEYTTLPEDSNRPLFIYLNIGWEYEDLEDSTGVVPNLYVCAEQIKDIATSVFHELETPSIQYLIYLIGCRVLERFPQLKEVNFQSQNHTWDSVVEEIPNSEGKVYTEPRPPYGFQRFSVTKEDVQRNKEYAESNNLAK, encoded by the coding sequence ATGGGAAAAGAGCGTTTTGTATCATATGGAAAAGGTGATGTATTTGCATATCGTACATTTTTGAAGCCTTTGATTGGAGTGAAACAAATTCCAGAATCTCATTTTACAGAAAGAAACAATATTGTTTTTGGGGTAAATGTAAAAGTAGAGGTTGGTGGTGAAAAATTGCTTCCTTCATTTACAGAAGGAGATAATAGTCTTGTCGTTGCAACAGATTCTATGAAAAATTTTGTTCAAAGACACTTGGGTAGCTATGAAGGGTCCACTATTGAAGGATTTATTCAATATGTTGGCGAAGAGTTTTTAAAGAAATATGAACATATTGATATAATTAAATTAATCGGTGAAGAAGTTCCATTTGAGACTTCAACAAGACTTTCAGTTAATGGCCTAGTTGAAAGTGACTTAGTGTTTAAGCATTCCCGGAATGAAAAGGCTGTTGCTCAAATAGAAATGGTCCGAACTCAGAGTGGGGTTGAAGTTGTTGAACAGAATAGTGGGATTTTAGATTTGCAGTTAATTAAAGTGCGAGGTAATTCATTTGTTGGATTTATCAGGGATGAGTATACAACATTACCGGAGGACAGCAATCGACCGCTATTTATCTATTTAAATATCGGGTGGGAATATGAGGACTTAGAAGATTCGACAGGAGTTGTACCAAACCTTTATGTTTGTGCAGAACAGATAAAAGATATTGCGACATCTGTTTTCCATGAACTTGAAACACCGTCTATTCAATACTTGATCTATTTAATTGGTTGTCGAGTGCTGGAAAGATTCCCGCAATTAAAAGAAGTTAACTTTCAATCACAAAACCATACTTGGGATTCAGTGGTGGAGGAAATTCCAAATTCAGAAGGAAAAGTATATACAGAGCCACGCCCTCCTTACGGCTTCCAACGATTTTCAGTTACAAAAGAAGATGTGCAAAGAAATAAAGAATATGCCGAATCAAACAATCTTGCTAAATAA